The Pochonia chlamydosporia 170 chromosome Unknown PCv3seq00008, whole genome shotgun sequence sequence TGGTGTAACGCAACGTTACTTCCATCGCTGGAAGATCTCTTCCCCCTTCTGCAGTTTTGATAAGTAGCAACTTGACGTCGCCGTATGTGATGGTTTTAGAAGTCGTCTTCTTTGGGGTCCCATCTGCCAGCATACTCCTCAGATTCCATATCATCGTCTGTAGCACCAAAATAGTGATCATTAATGGCGTTTTTATTCAGCTTTTTATATGCCGAGACTCGTGGACGTGTTGCAGAGTATGCCTGTAGAAGGATCAAGAATGCTAGCTGTATTCGTTGGCGCTCGTCTGGAAAGACAGAGGTATCATGAACCCAGTGATGATGCTGCACTAAGtaaacatcatcaacatccattACAGGCTTCTCATTGATCGAAGTGTTAAGCTTGTAACGAATCGTGAGATATCCGTTAATGTACTTCCTTAGGGATTAGCAAACAATTCACCGCGGTGTCTGGCCTGGAACCGGTTCTCACGTCGTTGATCTCCTCATTTGCCTCGGTGTTAAAATCTTCGCCAACAGATTTATGGTAAACTTGGAAAAGGATCCTTTTGTAAGCATGGATGGTGCTTCTTTTGCGTATTCTGTGGTACAAGTCCAGCATCTACTTCAAAAATGTCATGATGTCTTCTTTGGATGCATTTTTAAGGTGGTTAATGTCGCTGACAGACAAGTGGTAACAGTGTCTAGGCGCATTAGAGACCGCAACATAGAGGCACGGACTGTCACTCACCTTGTCCATTTCAACTTAACACCGTgcatgttgactttggttgTATCGGCATGGCGCTTTCGAACAGCACCATGTTTAGCTAGACGCCTACGCTTTAACCGATAATAATCCGGGGGGTGCTGGATGCGCAATGATTTCTTTTCTATAGCCAtatttggatgttgatcAAAGATGAAAAAGGATGCTTGGTAAATCATGTCGACATCGCCTGAAGTGGTTCCCCTTCTGGTCAtataccaccagacatccCCAGCGTAATTAAGGCAAGCGCCATGCTTGTGGGTCCTAGGCCGGAGTGGCGCTGACATGGTGGGGTGGGGCCGACCGAATTGGGCCTCTGGCGCTTCGCAAATTGTCCTCCAAAAGCGGCAcccccatcctccaaaaaCTGCCATCACGACCTCCATATATGGAGGCACATTTGCGGTGAACCTGCACTTTTGTTGTAATGAAATATTGATGGTATGTCTACACTTTAGTCCCGTCTGGAAATTCTGGATCTTCATAAGAGGAAATCTGATTACCAATGCCCTCTCAGAATTGCATCCCATCACCAGAATGGACTTTGAGACTGCCCAACATTCAGGGCGGTATTCCACCGGTAGCCAGAGTAATCGTTTCCCATTACATAGAATCCAGGAGCCATCTTGGCTTATAAAATAAGGCGTCTCCTACCTGCGTATGGTATTTTCAGTTGAGTTGACATGGGGACGCATAGGAAGGATGTCATGAACGACAAAGGCCTCATACTGAGTTAGCAGGCACTGGTTGTCCCATCCAAAACACCCTGTTTTTGTGTCAACTCCCGAATTTATAACCTGTACGCACTCTGTTGTATCAGTGCGCCAAAAATGAGCTCTCCCATCGCTCAAGACTGAGGCTAGCAGCCTTGAGTCATacgagaaggccaaggacgTGATCGATTGGTCTTCCTCAAAGCAAGTATGTAGGCAAGTGTGTAGGCGCTGGCCGGTATCCGTACGCCAGATTATGATCCTCACTGCCCTAGTTCCTGAACTTCCCTCCGCCTCGTTTGGGAAATTGCACTTGCTGTGGCTAACAGCTTTGAATCGGGCGAGAATGTGACCAGGTCGCGTCTGTAGTCAGTTCTTCCACCTCCGTTCAACTTGAGTATACATTTTCCCGTGCCAACTTCCCACACAAGAGTTGTCCCATCCAAAGAAACTGAGGCCAAGAGCTGTGAGTCATGTGAGAAAGCTACAAAACGACTCCGCTCAGGTGATGCTTGCCATATACACCGGCGACGTGCAACTCTTGGCAACTGGCAGCCTTGTGGAACGGATATGGTTGTCGTCCGGCTGAGGCTGGACCATTTCAACTGGCTCGTCATAGTTAAGGAGCCTGATATTTCCCTCTGTACGATCCGCGAACTCTTCAGAATGCTCCCATAGACTCTTCAACCACCCTTTGAAGGCTGCTGGTTGTGAACAGTGTGGTCGAGGAACCCAAGACAGGAACTCGTTTGGGCACGGCCCCCAAAAACGATAACGAGGGCTAATTGGCCGTGTTgtttcttgccttttgtACTTGCAGTTGGGTCGGCTGAAGGTTGCAGAATGATTGAAGTCAACTAACAAAACCCGAGGATTTTGAGCATTGGCGCTTGTATACTCTAGAATAATGTTTCTAGGAGCAAAATCTCCATGTCTTACACCATGAAAATTGATCTTACATTCGACTTCCATGGCCCTAGCGAGTATATTAAGGCGCTGCTCAGGAGAAAAGGAATTAAGCTTTTGGCAATCAATTAAAGATTGCATGCTAAAGCCTGAGATCCATTCCATAAGAATCATGCGTACAGGTCGCACGTTCTGAGAGTGCCGTAGAGCTAAATTAAAGGTCCAGGAGCCATAATACTTAGGCACGAGAAGACGGTCCACGCCGGCTTTGCTTAGATCCTCATACGCAGCGCATTCGCGACTATAATGTTGATCAGCCAACAATGTAACATCCACGGGTGTCCCAAACTCTCGATTAGTAAATGAGTAATAGAGAGGGTCATATATCTTGGCGGCGTAAATTTTACTCTCGTCTTGATCAAGATAACACCGCACTATTTGAGGGCCTCGTCCGTCTTCACAAGCTATATCATCAATGACATAGAGATAATGTCCACTCGAATTGGAGTCCGGCGATGTGTTTGCGGGTGGGTATTGTAGACACCAGTTACTCTGAGTCGACTCCCGTAGAGCTTCTGGCGGAGATTCCTGTCGTTCCGAGCCTTTGGAGTAACCTGTAATGCCaaaaggcggaggaggtgtGTGTGGACGGATAAACAGGTTAAGCCCGCGGGTATAGGGAAAGTCTTCCCGGCTAGGATCTGGAAGAGGTTTCCAGCAAAAGAATGGGTCGCCTAAATTTCGCCCTCCTGATGCCATATTGAAAGCAGTTGGTTGACTTAAGTTGAGTCCGCATAAGGGGAAATGACAATGGCCATGCTTTTATTTTGTCGCCATTCCATCCCTAGGGGCTAGGGGTGTTTGCAAAACCTTAATGACTCAGGCATCAACGGCCACGTCAACTCAAATCTGAGGGAGAGACGCCAATAGATTTAGGGTTGTAGCTGCCGCTAGAATAGTCCCATAACTGCCCACAGGAAGAGGCACTGGGGGAAATTACAATGTTGTCCGGTATTCTCCCATTCTACCCCAGGTATAGAATTCCTGTCTGAAAGAGGGGGAGACAATAATTACTCGGCGCCAAGAGCACAACAGTTATTGGTCGCGGAATGGATTAGGGGTTGACCGCCCAATGTCTTGAGGTCCTGAGCAGGATTCGTTAatgtgttgatgttgtgtatCCTCGTTTAAGGCGGAACGTAGCCTCAGCTCACGCAGGGCGTGATGGAGTACAGATGTAGGCTTGGAATGCCGATTCTCCTGCACATGTCGGTGTGCCCAACGAACAGCCTAGCACCTAGATTCTCTCTGTATATTTTAAATCACAGGTCTGAAACGGTATATACTGTTATGCAATTTCTGTCCGTGTGTATTGTACAACATATCGCGTTGTTGGTCCAAGAATGCTTACTTTTGACTATTTTTGTGACTCCAGCTGTCAAATCTTGCAACTACTTGGAGAATGCCACCTTCACGGCATTCTTCGAACCATCATCTCAGCTAACAAAGGTAAAAATAAAACACTCAGATGCCTCACGAATCTCGCCATCCCTTAGTGGTAGTCCTGAGGGATAATCTCACGCATCAAATCCGCACTATGGCTATAGTCAATCGCAATATCAACAATAGccacaccatccacctcaaGAGCAGCCTTCATCGTATCTTCCAGGTCCTTTGAGTCCGTAACCCGAAATCCAGTAGCCCCAAACGCTTCCGCAAACTTGACAAAATCGACGCCACCCAACTCGATGCCAGAGCTTCGTCCGTACTTGGCCTCCTCTTGGAACTCGACCATGTTATACGCAGAATCATTCAAGATGAAATGTGTAATCTTGCAGCCATTCTGCACCGCAGTCGCCAGTTCTTGTGATGTAAACATGAATCCGCCATCTCCACTGACACTGACAACCCTCTTCGAACACGGCGGCTTCTGCACAAAGCTTGCGGCAATGGCCCAGGGTaagccaacaccaagagTTTGCTGGCCATTTGAGCATAGAAGGTGTCGGGGTCTGTATGTATAAAAGTACCGCATCATGTAGATATAGACCGTTCCGACGTCTGTTGTAACGACTGTGTCATTTGGAAGAAGTTTGCGAAGCAGGTACACAAATTGCTGTGGTTGGACTAATCCTTCGGAATTTTTACTCGCAGCGTCCTGCCAGCTCGTCAACTCTGCTCGAAGCGACGTGAGAGTTTCTTGAACATCAGCCCAGTAACCTTGTGTAGGTTGGAGACTTGTCCGTAGGTTATCCAATGTTGTTGCAATGTCACCGACTAGTTCCACTGTTGGAGCGTAGTTGGCACATAGGTTCGACTTGAGGTAGTCGACATGAATCAATTTATTTCGCTGAGGATTCGTGTTCCACATCTCAGCGTCATATTCATATGGATCATACCCGACAGAGAGAATCAGGTCCGCATGACAGAGCAGTTTGTCGCCAGGCTGATTCCTGAAGAGCCCAATCCGACCGTAGAACAAATGCAGCAGGTCCTCGCTAATAGCGCCGGCAGCCTGAAATGTCTCAACAACAGGCAAGTTGAATGCAGAAACGAGCCGTTGTGTTGCCGCGACTGTCTCGGGGTCTGCAGCTCTCATCCCCAGTAAGACTACTGGCCGACGCGCAGAAGAGAGTAATTCGGAGACGGTAGCAATGGCAGACGGGCTCGCCGGACCATGGACCGGAGCTTCGAACCTCTGAACAGCATGGTCTAGGCCACCAACACTGCTGTTGACCAGATCTACTGGCAAGGCCAACGCCGTGGCACCCTGGGGGAAGTCGAGGGCATCTCGAAAGACGTTGGCGAGAACTTCATGAACCTGGTCCTCGATAACCACTTTAACAATAGACTTGCAGACACCATCGAGGACTTTAGCGACGTCTAAATTTTGGTGTGTATGTCTGGTTCCTTGAGTTCGCGACACGGTACCAGTAATCGCGACGACTGGATCGCCCTCAGACGTTGCTGTAGCCAGACCAGTGACGAGATTGGTGGTTCCAGGACCTGATGTAACTAGGCAAATTCCCGGACGACCAGTTAGGCGCCCTACAGCGGCGGCCATGAATGCTGCATTCTGCTCATGTCGGCAAACTATgagtttgatg is a genomic window containing:
- a CDS encoding acetolactate synthase (similar to Talaromyces marneffei ATCC 18224 XP_002147039.1) → MTGNLPIANLIVQALAKAGVTHVFGVPGAKIDGIFNALRDHPAIKLIVCRHEQNAAFMAAAVGRLTGRPGICLVTSGPGTTNLVTGLATATSEGDPVVAITGTVSRTQGTRHTHQNLDVAKVLDGVCKSIVKVVIEDQVHEVLANVFRDALDFPQGATALALPVDLVNSSVGGLDHAVQRFEAPVHGPASPSAIATVSELLSSARRPVVLLGMRAADPETVAATQRLVSAFNLPVVETFQAAGAISEDLLHLFYGRIGLFRNQPGDKLLCHADLILSVGYDPYEYDAEMWNTNPQRNKLIHVDYLKSNLCANYAPTVELVGDIATTLDNLRTSLQPTQGYWADVQETLTSLRAELTSWQDAASKNSEGLVQPQQFVYLLRKLLPNDTVVTTDVGTVYIYMMRYFYTYRPRHLLCSNGQQTLGVGLPWAIAASFVQKPPCSKRVVSVSGDGGFMFTSQELATAVQNGCKITHFILNDSAYNMVEFQEEAKYGRSSGIELGGVDFVKFAEAFGATGFRVTDSKDLEDTMKAALEVDGVAIVDIAIDYSHSADLMREIIPQDYH